Part of the Tolypothrix sp. PCC 7910 genome, CAAATGTTTAGTGGGGAAATTCGGATTTGCAAAATTTCCATCTAACATTCGTGCCAGCTTTTTATCAAAAGTAGGAGCGTAAAGTACACTTTCTCGTAGAATTTCCATGAATTTCTCTACGTCAATACCCTGGCGCTGCACAAAAGCTAAACTCAACGCAAAACTAGTTGTCAGCGAAGCAATTAATTGATTAAGTGCCAATTTCACAGATGCAGCCGCACCTACAGGGCCTACTAACCGAGGTTCCGGGCCAAAATTTTGTAGTAAATTTAAGTAGCGCTGAAATTGATCTTCACGAGCGCCTACCATGACAATGAGTTTGCCTGTTTGTGCTTCTGGGATACTACCTAAAACAGGTGCCTCTAGATACTCGCCACCAGCAGCCACTACCGCATCTCGAATTTCTTGGCTTTCTGTGGGGGTAATTGTCCCCATTTGAATGACGGTGCGTCCTGAGAGAGTCCGCCATGAAGTGTCAGAAAGCAAGACACTATAAATAGCAGCAGCATTAGTGAGCATGAGAATTATGCAATCAGCAGCCCGAATTGCATAGCGGGGATGTGTCGCAATTTCTGCACCAGCTGCTTGTAGTGGTGCTAATTTTTCTGGGGTGCGGTTATAGGCAACTAACTCTATATTTGCAGCTAATAGCCTTTGGGCCATCGGTAGTCCCATTAGTCCAGTTCCCAGAAATGCCACCTTCATTGTTTACGTTCCTTTGGTACAGCGATCGCGTTTCCATTATCAGTTAATAGTTAACAGCTAACAGTTACCAGTTAACAGTGTTGACTGATAACTGGTAACTGAATGCTGATTCCCGGATATGGTGATTAGCCACCTGCGGCAAAAGTTGCCATAATCACAACCGACAGTAAAATACCGGGAGTCAGTAGTGTTATTAGCATTAACAAGTCATGAGTACTCATAATTTTTAATTCCTGATGCTTTAGTTCTCACTGTAACAGTGTTACTTAGTCTCTGAAGACTAGTACGGCATTACATAGAGTTTTAAGTTTTCAACTAGGGTGACGGTGGTGAGTCAAGAGTTGGAGAGACGCGATGAATCGCGTCTGTACAAGAGTCAAAATTTATTTGTTTACTTCTCTTCTCCCATTACCCATTACCCATTCCCCAACCTACTTTCACTCTGGCACAGTTAATCCTTTAAGTGATTGCGAGATAGCTTTGTCTTTGAATCCTTTGCTTTGAACTAAGACACCAAAGCCACCTAGTCCTAAAGGGTTAAGAAGTTCGTGTAGAGATTCTCGCCGCCGCAACAATTGTGAAATAGATTGTTCTTGATGAGAAAGGGCAGCTATGCGAGTGCCCAACCCTAAAGCCATCAAAAATAATCCTTGCTGGGTAAAACCAACTTTTTCTAAACCACAGCGATCGCCCCATCGCTCCAAAGCAGTAAAATCAACGTGAGCTGTGATGTCTTGCTGCCCGATGTTGACATAAGGGTTGTCATGGTGGCGATGTTGATAATAGCACTGTAACGTTCCTTGCGATCGCCTGGGGTTATAGTAACGACTAGCGGGGTAGCCATAATCAATTGTTAACACATAGCCACACTGCAAGCGGTCTGCCACTATACTCAACCAATCTAGAGCAGCTAAATTAATCTCACTACGGTAGCCATCTGTATAAGCACCTTGGGTAATTTCGATTCCCACTAAATCGAAATATTCTGCTAACCGAGGCGTAGAAGGTTCCCCTGAAATTTCCACAAATGATGATGGAAAAGATAGGTTAGCAGCCGCAGATGAGAAAGTTGGTAGAGGTGAAAAATCAATATCTCCCTCTCC contains:
- a CDS encoding NAD(P)-dependent oxidoreductase codes for the protein MKVAFLGTGLMGLPMAQRLLAANIELVAYNRTPEKLAPLQAAGAEIATHPRYAIRAADCIILMLTNAAAIYSVLLSDTSWRTLSGRTVIQMGTITPTESQEIRDAVVAAGGEYLEAPVLGSIPEAQTGKLIVMVGAREDQFQRYLNLLQNFGPEPRLVGPVGAAASVKLALNQLIASLTTSFALSLAFVQRQGIDVEKFMEILRESVLYAPTFDKKLARMLDGNFANPNFPTKHLLKDTDLFINEAKTVELDVSSIKGVRQILHSAMKMSFANDDYSAVFYAIKAWEEGRWE
- a CDS encoding class I SAM-dependent methyltransferase; this translates as MDSNPALCKAIANLIQTSPQRRITFAEYMDMVLYHPEHGYYSSNAVKIGFEGGDFFTSVHLGNDFGELLAEQFLQMWEILGQPDTFSLVEMGAGQGLLASHILNYCQQNYPNFFAALEYIIVEKSPSLKQEQQQTLQDFSVQWCDLEEITPNSITGCFFSNELVDALPVHQFILEVGELREIYVTTRGEGDIDFSPLPTFSSAAANLSFPSSFVEISGEPSTPRLAEYFDLVGIEITQGAYTDGYRSEINLAALDWLSIVADRLQCGYVLTIDYGYPASRYYNPRRSQGTLQCYYQHRHHDNPYVNIGQQDITAHVDFTALERWGDRCGLEKVGFTQQGLFLMALGLGTRIAALSHQEQSISQLLRRRESLHELLNPLGLGGFGVLVQSKGFKDKAISQSLKGLTVPE